A single Cellulomonas sp. SLBN-39 DNA region contains:
- the rpsO gene encoding 30S ribosomal protein S15 produces the protein MSLDNATKQAIMAEYATHEGDTGSPEVQIAVLTRRINDLNEHLKTHKHDHHSRRGLLLLVGRRRRLQAYLQKIDINRYRSLIERLGLRR, from the coding sequence GTGTCGCTCGACAACGCCACGAAGCAGGCCATCATGGCCGAGTATGCAACGCACGAGGGTGACACCGGCTCGCCCGAGGTGCAGATCGCGGTGCTCACGCGCCGCATCAACGACCTGAACGAGCACCTCAAGACGCACAAGCACGACCACCACAGCCGTCGCGGGCTGCTGCTCCTCGTGGGTCGTCGTCGTCGTCTGCAGGCCTACCTGCAGAAGATCGACATCAACCGCTACCGCAGCCTCATCGAGCGCCTCGGTCTGCGTCGCTGA
- a CDS encoding polyribonucleotide nucleotidyltransferase, producing MEGPEIQFAEATIDNGRFGTRTVRFETGRLAKQAAGSAVAYLDEETMLLSATTAGKHPKDHFDFFPLTVDVEERQYAAGKIPGSFFRREGRPSTEAILACRLIDRPLRPLFVKGLRNEVQVVVTVLSINPDDSYDVLAINAASMSTQLSGLPFSGPVAATRLALVDGQWVAFPRYSERERSTFDMVVAGRVVGDDVAIAMIEADAPEGSWALIHGGGGTVPTEEVVAQGLEAAKPFIKALVEAQQSLAQQAAKETQVFPTFPDYQPDAFTAVEQVATGPLGEALSIADKQDREGRLDEIKADVVAQLAAQFEGREKELSAAYRSLQKQLIRQRILTDGFRIDGRGLRDIRTLSAEVEVLPRAHGSAIFERGETQIMGVTTLNMLRMEQQIDSLSPETRKRYMHHYNFPPYSTGETGRVGSPKRREIGHGALAERAIVPVLPSREEFPYAIRQVSEALGSNGSTSMGSVCAATLSLLNAGVPLRAPVAGIAMGLVSDTVDGETRYAALTDILGAEDAFGDMDFKVAGTREFVTAIQLDTKLDGIPASVLAGALTQAKDARLAILDVIGEAIDVPDEMSPFAPRVITVKVPVDKIGEVIGPKGKMINQIQEETGADISIEDDGTVYIGATDGPSAEAARAAVNAIANPHMPEIGERFVGTVVKTTTFGAFVSLSPGKDGLLHISQIRKLVGGKRVENVEDVVQIGQKVQVEIGEIDPRGKLSLHAVVDEEPAAEGEKAAEPAGDDA from the coding sequence GTGGAGGGTCCCGAGATCCAGTTCGCCGAGGCCACGATCGACAACGGTCGCTTCGGCACCCGCACCGTCCGGTTCGAGACGGGCCGCCTGGCCAAGCAGGCCGCCGGCTCCGCCGTCGCGTACCTCGACGAGGAGACGATGCTGCTGTCGGCCACGACGGCCGGCAAGCACCCCAAGGACCACTTCGACTTCTTCCCCCTCACGGTGGACGTCGAGGAGCGCCAGTACGCGGCCGGCAAGATCCCCGGCTCGTTCTTCCGCCGCGAGGGCCGGCCCTCGACCGAGGCGATCCTGGCCTGCCGGCTCATCGACCGCCCGCTGCGCCCCCTGTTCGTCAAGGGCCTGCGCAACGAGGTCCAGGTCGTCGTGACGGTCCTGTCGATCAACCCCGACGACTCGTACGACGTGCTGGCGATCAACGCCGCGTCGATGTCGACGCAGCTGTCCGGCCTGCCGTTCTCCGGCCCCGTCGCCGCGACGCGCCTCGCGCTCGTCGACGGCCAGTGGGTCGCGTTCCCGCGGTACTCCGAGCGCGAGCGCTCGACGTTCGACATGGTCGTCGCCGGCCGCGTCGTCGGCGACGACGTCGCGATCGCGATGATCGAGGCCGACGCGCCCGAGGGCTCGTGGGCGCTCATCCACGGCGGCGGCGGGACCGTGCCGACCGAGGAGGTCGTCGCGCAGGGCCTGGAGGCCGCGAAGCCGTTCATCAAGGCGCTCGTCGAGGCCCAGCAGTCCCTCGCGCAGCAGGCCGCCAAGGAGACCCAGGTCTTCCCGACGTTCCCCGACTACCAGCCCGACGCGTTCACCGCCGTCGAGCAGGTCGCCACGGGCCCGCTCGGCGAGGCGCTGTCGATCGCGGACAAGCAGGACCGCGAGGGTCGCCTGGACGAGATCAAGGCCGACGTCGTCGCCCAGCTCGCGGCGCAGTTCGAGGGGCGCGAGAAGGAGCTCTCGGCGGCGTACCGCTCGCTGCAGAAGCAGCTCATCCGCCAGCGCATCCTCACCGACGGCTTCCGCATCGACGGCCGCGGCCTGCGGGACATCCGCACGCTGTCGGCCGAGGTCGAGGTGCTCCCGCGGGCGCACGGCTCGGCGATCTTCGAGCGCGGCGAGACCCAGATCATGGGTGTCACCACGCTGAACATGCTCCGCATGGAGCAGCAGATCGACTCGCTGTCGCCCGAGACGCGCAAGCGGTACATGCACCACTACAACTTCCCGCCCTACTCCACGGGCGAGACGGGCCGCGTCGGCTCCCCGAAGCGTCGCGAGATCGGCCACGGCGCGCTCGCCGAGCGCGCGATCGTGCCGGTGCTGCCGTCGCGCGAGGAGTTCCCCTACGCGATCCGCCAGGTCTCCGAGGCGCTGGGCTCCAACGGCTCGACGTCCATGGGCTCGGTCTGCGCCGCGACGCTCTCGCTGCTCAACGCCGGTGTGCCGCTGCGCGCGCCGGTCGCGGGCATCGCGATGGGCCTGGTGTCCGACACGGTCGACGGTGAGACCCGCTACGCGGCGCTCACCGACATCCTGGGCGCCGAGGACGCGTTCGGCGACATGGACTTCAAGGTCGCCGGCACGCGGGAGTTCGTCACCGCGATCCAGCTCGACACCAAGCTCGACGGCATCCCCGCCTCGGTGCTGGCCGGCGCGCTGACGCAGGCCAAGGACGCGCGCCTGGCGATCCTCGACGTCATCGGCGAGGCCATCGACGTCCCGGACGAGATGAGCCCGTTCGCGCCGCGCGTCATCACGGTGAAGGTGCCGGTCGACAAGATCGGCGAGGTCATCGGCCCCAAGGGCAAGATGATCAACCAGATCCAGGAGGAGACCGGCGCCGACATCTCCATCGAGGACGACGGCACGGTCTACATCGGCGCGACCGACGGCCCGTCGGCCGAGGCGGCACGGGCCGCGGTCAACGCGATCGCGAACCCGCACATGCCGGAGATCGGCGAGCGCTTCGTCGGGACGGTCGTCAAGACCACGACGTTCGGTGCGTTCGTGTCGCTCTCGCCGGGCAAGGACGGGCTGCTGCACATCTCGCAGATCCGCAAGCTCGTCGGTGGCAAGCGTGTCGAGAACGTCGAGGACGTCGTCCAGATCGGCCAGAAGGTCCAGGTCGAGATCGGCGAGATCGACCCGCGCGGCAAGCTGTCGCTGCACGCCGTGGTCGACGAGGAGCCGGCTGCCGAGGGCGAGAAGGCGGCCGAGCCGGCCGGCGACGACGCCTGA
- a CDS encoding bifunctional riboflavin kinase/FAD synthetase, with product MLVWTELAQVPADFGPSVVTLGNFDGVHRGHVAVLTQMVADARRAGVRAVAVTFTPHPAQVHRPDEAPPLLCGDEDRLELLAATGLDAVLLVTYTLGFARQTPEEFVSRWLVEHLAARTVVVGRDVRFGWNNSGDLSTMRALGERFGFDVEVIDDVTPSAGAGPADADVPARRRWSSTWVRELLEEGDVAGAAHVLGRPHRVRGRVVHGDARGRDLGYPTANLSQDATGMVPADGVYAGRLRRVRDAAGVPVPEGAPDRVLPAAVSVGTNPTFDGTQRRVEAYVLDRDDLDLYDQEVVVELVERMRPTLRFDSVEDLCVQMARDVEDVRRVLDA from the coding sequence GTGCTGGTCTGGACCGAGCTGGCGCAGGTGCCGGCGGACTTCGGGCCGTCGGTGGTCACCCTCGGCAACTTCGACGGTGTGCACCGCGGGCACGTGGCGGTGCTGACGCAGATGGTCGCCGACGCCCGTCGCGCCGGCGTCCGGGCCGTCGCCGTGACGTTCACGCCGCACCCGGCCCAGGTGCACCGCCCCGACGAGGCCCCGCCGCTGCTGTGCGGCGACGAGGACCGTCTCGAGCTCCTGGCGGCGACGGGCCTGGACGCCGTCCTGCTGGTGACGTACACGCTCGGCTTCGCGCGCCAGACGCCCGAGGAGTTCGTGTCCCGGTGGCTCGTGGAGCACCTCGCCGCCCGCACCGTCGTCGTCGGGCGGGACGTGCGGTTCGGCTGGAACAACTCCGGCGACCTGTCGACGATGCGGGCGCTGGGCGAGCGGTTCGGGTTCGACGTCGAGGTGATCGACGACGTGACGCCGTCCGCCGGCGCAGGCCCGGCGGACGCCGACGTCCCGGCCCGGCGCCGCTGGTCGTCGACCTGGGTCCGGGAGCTGCTCGAGGAGGGCGACGTCGCGGGCGCCGCGCACGTGCTCGGCCGGCCGCACCGGGTGCGGGGACGGGTCGTCCACGGCGACGCGCGCGGTCGCGACCTGGGCTACCCCACGGCCAACCTGTCGCAGGACGCGACGGGCATGGTCCCGGCCGACGGCGTCTACGCGGGACGCCTGCGCCGCGTGCGCGACGCGGCCGGCGTCCCGGTACCCGAGGGCGCCCCGGACCGGGTGCTGCCCGCGGCGGTCTCGGTCGGCACCAACCCGACCTTCGACGGCACGCAGCGCCGCGTCGAGGCCTACGTGCTCGACCGCGACGACCTGGACCTGTACGACCAGGAGGTCGTCGTGGAGCTGGTCGAGCGGATGCGCCCGACGCTGCGCTTCGACTCGGTCGAGGACCTGTGCGTGCAGATGGCCCGCGACGTCGAGGACGTGCGGCGCGTGCTCGACGCCTGA
- a CDS encoding pitrilysin family protein, which yields MPQHLPLVAPGAAGSDLTVGQDGDAQVRRTVLPGGVRVLSEHMPGLRSATVGAWVGVGSRDETSGHFGSTHFLEHLLFKGTTRRSAMDIAEAFDAVGGEANAATGKEHTCYYARVLDSDLPMAVDVIADMVTSARLDPDELETERGVILEELAMNDDDPSDVAHEQFATAVFGDTPLGRPIGGTPQTIRDVPRDAVWEHYREHYRAPTLVVTAAGGVDHDALCRLVSDALAAGGWDLDPQAVPAARRAATAGAPGGGPGPVELTVRRPTEQANVVVGGLCLTATDQRRFTLSVLNAALGGGMSSRLFQEIREKRGLAYSTYSFASGHADTGLFGLYAGCTPAKVDQVTDLLVAELEKMAQAPMGAAELARSVGQLSGGLVLGMEDTGSRMSRLGKSELVHGELMSVDETLERIRAVTAQEVQALAAELAGVPRSVVRVGPFGD from the coding sequence GTGCCCCAGCACCTCCCTCTGGTCGCCCCCGGGGCGGCCGGCTCGGACCTGACCGTCGGGCAGGACGGTGACGCCCAGGTGCGTCGCACCGTCCTGCCCGGCGGGGTCCGGGTGCTGTCCGAGCACATGCCCGGACTGCGCTCGGCCACCGTCGGCGCGTGGGTCGGGGTCGGCTCGCGCGACGAGACGTCGGGCCACTTCGGCTCGACGCACTTCCTCGAGCACCTGCTCTTCAAGGGCACGACGCGGCGCTCGGCGATGGACATCGCCGAGGCGTTCGACGCGGTCGGCGGCGAGGCGAACGCGGCCACGGGCAAGGAGCACACCTGCTACTACGCCCGCGTGCTCGACTCGGACCTGCCGATGGCGGTCGACGTCATCGCGGACATGGTGACGTCGGCGCGCCTCGACCCGGACGAGCTCGAGACCGAGCGCGGCGTGATCCTCGAAGAGCTCGCCATGAACGACGACGACCCGAGCGACGTCGCGCACGAGCAGTTCGCCACCGCGGTCTTCGGCGACACCCCGCTCGGGCGGCCGATCGGCGGGACGCCGCAGACCATCCGTGACGTCCCGCGCGACGCCGTCTGGGAGCACTACCGCGAGCACTACCGGGCGCCCACGCTCGTCGTGACCGCGGCGGGCGGGGTCGACCACGACGCGCTGTGCCGGCTCGTCTCCGACGCACTGGCCGCCGGAGGGTGGGACCTGGACCCGCAGGCCGTCCCGGCCGCCCGGCGGGCCGCGACGGCCGGCGCACCCGGCGGGGGGCCCGGCCCCGTCGAGCTCACGGTCCGCCGGCCCACGGAGCAGGCGAACGTCGTCGTCGGCGGGCTGTGCCTGACGGCGACCGACCAGCGCCGGTTCACGCTCTCGGTGCTCAACGCGGCGCTCGGCGGCGGCATGTCGTCGCGGCTGTTCCAGGAGATCCGTGAGAAGCGGGGCCTGGCGTACTCGACGTACTCGTTCGCGAGCGGGCACGCCGACACCGGCCTGTTCGGCCTGTACGCGGGCTGCACGCCCGCCAAGGTCGACCAGGTCACGGACCTGCTCGTGGCCGAGCTGGAGAAGATGGCGCAGGCGCCCATGGGTGCCGCCGAGCTCGCACGCTCGGTCGGCCAGCTCTCCGGCGGGCTCGTGCTCGGCATGGAGGACACCGGGTCACGCATGAGCCGCCTCGGCAAGTCCGAGCTGGTGCACGGCGAGCTCATGAGCGTCGACGAGACGCTGGAACGGATCCGTGCCGTCACGGCGCAGGAGGTCCAGGCCCTCGCGGCTGAGCTCGCGGGCGTCCCGCGCTCGGTCGTGCGCGTCGGTCCCTTCGGCGACTGA
- a CDS encoding glycoside hydrolase family 9 protein, which produces MTRHRGPHARAAAGAVVGAAAMVLAGLVPAAAVDDGFDDGPGGWVAYGTAGEADTSSGAFCVDVPAGSAQYAVGVVLNGVAVDEGTTYTLAYTATASTDVTIRALVGQNGAPYGTVLDTSPALTSEPTPVEETFTAAATYPAAPTDEQPEGQIAFQLGGFTPDAWTFCLDDVSLTSDSELLPQTSFADGLGPWGLYGTAEPTFADGEMCVAVPGGNANPWDAGLSFTGLPVEEGQNYVLSVTGRTEPSTPVRVLVGEGGGAYRTVLDQGAATLGTSTTTLEYPFTAALSFPSDGTAPGQVAVHLGKQAPYTFCVQEISLTTSATPPPPYEPDTGPRVRVNQVGYLPQGPKRATLVTDATEPVAWQLLDSDGTEVATGTSQPVGADASSGQDVHVLDLTDVHATGTGFTLVADGETSHPFAIDADLYAQLRYDALNYFYLARSGTDIEASVVGEAYAREAGHVGVAPNRGDTDVPCIGPRDYYDGWTCDYTLDVTGGWYDAGDHGKYVVNGGIAVAQLMSTYERTLTAPTARAGALDDGTLDVPEHGDGVPDVLDEARWELEWMLKMVVPSGEYAGMVHHKIHDEGWTGLPLLPADDPQARSLHRPSTAATLNLSAVAAQGARLFEAYDEEFAATLLATARSTYEAALAHPEVYAPAAAGADGGGPYDDANVTDEFYWAAAELYVTTGEQRFADDLTANPTHTGVVFDGGGFSWGSTGALGRLSLATVPNDLPDRGAVRTSVVEAADAYLAAQGDQPWGSVYSPTTGAYDWGSNSSVANILVVVATAYDLTGDAQYLRGVLEGLDYLFGRNALNRSYVTGWGTVASENQHSRWFAAQLDPSLPHPPPGSLAGGPNSLSGTWDPTMQAAFTEGCAPATCYLDEISSWASNEITVNWNSALSWVASFVADQGDGSVLAVAPTVTTQPTDAVAPRGGTATFTAAASGVPVPSVQWQVRGHRGWKDVAGATSTTLEVVASRAVDGARYRAVFTNASGSATTGTVRLRVERAAPQVLEHPEPVTARVGTWATFTASASGYPEPAVRWQVRRGGGRWVDVPGACSTTLRVRVSALAAGTSYRAVFRNAEGTAASDAAALTLLPRRS; this is translated from the coding sequence ATGACGCGACACAGGGGGCCGCACGCCCGGGCGGCCGCAGGAGCCGTGGTGGGCGCCGCGGCGATGGTGCTGGCAGGCCTCGTGCCCGCCGCCGCCGTGGACGACGGGTTCGACGACGGCCCCGGCGGCTGGGTGGCGTACGGCACCGCGGGCGAGGCCGACACGAGCAGCGGCGCGTTCTGCGTCGACGTCCCCGCCGGCTCCGCGCAGTACGCGGTGGGCGTCGTGCTCAACGGCGTGGCCGTCGACGAGGGCACGACGTACACCCTCGCGTACACGGCCACGGCGTCGACCGACGTCACGATCCGTGCGCTCGTCGGGCAGAACGGCGCCCCGTACGGCACGGTCCTCGACACGAGCCCCGCGCTGACGTCGGAGCCGACGCCCGTCGAGGAGACGTTCACGGCCGCGGCGACGTACCCCGCGGCCCCGACGGACGAGCAGCCGGAGGGGCAGATCGCCTTCCAGCTCGGCGGGTTCACGCCCGACGCGTGGACGTTCTGCCTCGACGACGTCTCCCTGACGAGCGACAGCGAGCTGCTCCCGCAGACGTCGTTCGCCGACGGGCTCGGGCCGTGGGGGCTGTACGGCACGGCCGAGCCGACCTTCGCGGACGGCGAGATGTGCGTCGCGGTCCCCGGCGGGAACGCCAACCCCTGGGACGCCGGGCTCTCGTTCACCGGTCTGCCGGTCGAGGAGGGCCAGAACTACGTGCTGAGCGTGACCGGCCGGACCGAGCCCTCCACGCCGGTCCGGGTCCTGGTCGGCGAGGGCGGCGGCGCGTACCGCACGGTCCTCGACCAGGGGGCGGCGACCCTCGGCACGTCGACCACGACGCTCGAGTACCCGTTCACCGCCGCCCTGTCGTTCCCGTCCGACGGCACCGCGCCCGGTCAGGTGGCCGTCCACCTGGGCAAGCAGGCGCCGTACACCTTCTGCGTCCAGGAGATCTCCTTGACCACGTCGGCGACCCCGCCGCCGCCCTACGAGCCCGACACCGGGCCCCGCGTGCGCGTCAACCAGGTCGGCTACCTGCCGCAGGGCCCCAAGCGCGCGACCCTCGTCACCGACGCCACCGAGCCCGTGGCCTGGCAGCTGCTCGACTCCGACGGGACCGAGGTCGCGACCGGCACGTCCCAGCCGGTCGGCGCCGACGCCTCGTCCGGGCAGGACGTGCACGTGCTGGACCTGACCGACGTCCACGCCACCGGCACGGGCTTCACGCTCGTGGCCGACGGCGAGACGAGCCACCCGTTCGCGATCGACGCGGACCTGTACGCCCAGCTGCGCTACGACGCGCTGAACTACTTCTACCTCGCGCGCTCCGGCACCGACATCGAGGCGTCGGTCGTGGGGGAGGCGTACGCCCGGGAGGCCGGTCACGTGGGTGTCGCCCCGAACCGTGGCGACACGGACGTGCCGTGCATCGGGCCGCGCGACTACTACGACGGCTGGACCTGCGACTACACGCTCGACGTGACCGGCGGCTGGTACGACGCGGGCGACCACGGCAAGTACGTCGTCAACGGCGGCATCGCGGTGGCCCAGCTGATGTCGACCTACGAGCGCACCCTCACCGCGCCCACCGCGCGGGCGGGCGCGCTCGACGACGGCACGCTGGACGTGCCCGAGCACGGCGACGGCGTGCCGGACGTGCTGGACGAGGCGCGCTGGGAGCTGGAGTGGATGCTCAAGATGGTCGTGCCGTCCGGCGAGTACGCCGGGATGGTGCACCACAAGATCCACGACGAGGGCTGGACGGGGCTGCCCCTGCTGCCCGCCGACGACCCGCAGGCGCGTTCGCTGCACCGCCCGTCGACGGCCGCGACGCTCAACCTGTCCGCGGTCGCGGCGCAGGGCGCGCGCCTGTTCGAGGCCTACGACGAGGAGTTCGCCGCGACGCTGCTCGCCACGGCCCGCTCGACGTACGAGGCGGCGCTGGCGCACCCCGAGGTGTACGCCCCGGCCGCGGCGGGCGCCGACGGCGGCGGCCCCTACGACGACGCGAACGTGACCGACGAGTTCTACTGGGCGGCGGCCGAGCTGTACGTCACGACGGGGGAGCAGCGGTTCGCCGACGACCTCACCGCGAACCCGACCCACACCGGCGTCGTCTTCGACGGCGGCGGGTTCTCCTGGGGCAGCACGGGCGCCCTCGGCCGCCTCAGCCTCGCGACGGTGCCCAACGACCTGCCCGACCGTGGTGCCGTCCGGACGTCGGTGGTCGAGGCCGCGGACGCGTACCTCGCCGCGCAGGGCGACCAGCCGTGGGGCTCGGTGTACTCGCCGACGACCGGCGCGTACGACTGGGGATCCAACTCGTCGGTGGCCAACATCCTCGTGGTGGTCGCCACGGCGTACGACCTGACCGGCGACGCGCAGTACCTGCGGGGCGTGCTCGAGGGCCTGGACTACCTGTTCGGGCGCAACGCGCTCAACCGGTCGTACGTCACCGGCTGGGGCACCGTCGCCTCCGAGAACCAGCACTCGCGGTGGTTCGCCGCCCAGCTCGACCCGTCGCTGCCGCACCCGCCGCCGGGCTCGCTCGCGGGCGGCCCGAACTCGCTGAGCGGGACGTGGGACCCGACGATGCAGGCCGCGTTCACCGAGGGCTGCGCCCCCGCCACGTGCTACCTCGACGAGATCAGCTCGTGGGCGTCCAACGAGATCACCGTCAACTGGAACTCCGCGCTCTCGTGGGTCGCGTCGTTCGTCGCCGACCAGGGCGACGGCTCGGTGCTCGCGGTCGCGCCGACGGTGACGACGCAGCCGACGGACGCCGTCGCACCCCGGGGCGGGACCGCCACGTTCACCGCGGCCGCGTCCGGCGTGCCCGTGCCGTCCGTGCAGTGGCAGGTGCGCGGCCACCGCGGGTGGAAGGACGTGGCGGGCGCGACGTCGACGACCCTCGAGGTCGTGGCCTCGCGTGCCGTCGACGGGGCGCGGTACCGGGCGGTGTTCACCAACGCGTCGGGCTCGGCGACCACCGGGACCGTCCGGCTGCGCGTCGAGCGCGCCGCGCCGCAGGTGCTCGAGCACCCGGAGCCGGTGACGGCCCGGGTCGGCACGTGGGCGACGTTCACCGCGTCCGCGTCGGGGTACCCCGAGCCGGCGGTGCGGTGGCAGGTGCGTCGTGGCGGCGGCCGGTGGGTGGACGTGCCGGGTGCGTGCAGCACGACGCTGCGGGTGCGGGTGAGCGCGCTCGCCGCGGGCACGTCCTACCGCGCGGTGTTCCGCAACGCCGAGGGCACGGCCGCCAGCGACGCCGCCGCCCTGACGCTCCTGCCCCGGCGCAGCTGA